A single Dictyoglomus sp. NZ13-RE01 DNA region contains:
- a CDS encoding phosphonate metabolism transcriptional regulator PhnF: MKRREMEKDLPLPLYYKLRESIREKILKGEYPPGSKIPSEQELAQKYKVSRMTVIRAINDLVQEGLLYRKQGKGTFVSIPQVQQRLGKLTNFTQDMLSRNLKPDSIILNLELISPSFLIQEKLKINEGTKVWKLERLRLADESPMGLQTAYLPSDIFLYIDKEELGNGSLYEYLKKKYGIVFKRAEETYWVRMPNSYEAEKLKIGKNNPIFYVQRITFLTDEKPGEFVESILRGDRYQLYVELTT, translated from the coding sequence ATGAAGAGGAGAGAGATGGAGAAGGATTTACCTCTTCCTTTGTACTATAAACTTAGAGAAAGTATAAGAGAAAAAATATTAAAGGGAGAGTATCCCCCTGGAAGTAAAATTCCATCAGAACAAGAATTGGCACAAAAATACAAAGTTTCAAGAATGACTGTTATTAGAGCTATTAATGATTTAGTTCAAGAAGGATTACTTTATAGAAAACAAGGTAAGGGAACTTTTGTAAGTATCCCACAAGTTCAGCAGAGATTAGGAAAACTTACCAATTTCACCCAAGACATGCTATCAAGGAATCTAAAGCCTGATAGTATTATTTTAAATTTGGAATTAATTTCTCCATCCTTTTTAATTCAAGAGAAACTAAAGATAAATGAAGGTACAAAGGTTTGGAAACTTGAAAGATTAAGATTAGCTGATGAAAGCCCTATGGGTCTCCAAACAGCATATCTTCCATCAGATATTTTCCTTTATATTGATAAAGAAGAATTAGGAAATGGCTCCCTTTATGAATACTTAAAGAAAAAATATGGAATAGTATTTAAAAGGGCAGAAGAAACTTACTGGGTAAGAATGCCAAATAGTTATGAGGCAGAGAAGTTAAAAATAGGAAAAAATAATCCCATTTTTTATGTACAGAGAATAACTTTTTTGACAGATGAAAAACCCGGAGAATTTGTAGAATCAATCCTAAGAGGAGATAGATATCAATTATATGTGGAATTAACTACTTAG